A window of Malania oleifera isolate guangnan ecotype guangnan chromosome 2, ASM2987363v1, whole genome shotgun sequence genomic DNA:
aattgtaatcatgaattaaccctgcatgattAGATTGTGTAGCCCATGGGCTGGACTTAACTATGATTGGCGTACTAGGTTAAGTCAACTATAatatgtctgtagtacgattggcctactcaACCTGGTCTGGAATGCCAATGAGCTCTTTTACTCTCCTCTGAGGCACAATTGACTGTCAATACCACACTCTacctgagatgtgtggttgcactatctatactgcaATAGTTgcagtaccatgctctgtattttGTTCTGGTCCATCAGAGTTTTGATACCGTATAATACTATACTATTTATATTACTgctttaccatgattctatagtAACTAtattaccatgattctataataattgaaatatcatggttctgtaatgactgtaatatcatggttttgtaataaCTGTGATAACTATAATATCATGATTCTGCACAAGCTGCAATATCATGGTTCTTTAGAAACTGTATAAAATTATGTGTTAAATTTCTGTACAAaactaatatttctcatgccacacaatttgaatgaTACACATAATTCTATAATCTATATGGGAATCTGTATGGGAAACTGTATTTTCCTACTGTATAGGAAATCTATATTTGCTActgtatgaaaataatatatatcatctaTAGAGTTTTTCCTGAaacccaaatttctgaattttcctaaaaatatataaCACTAGAAAAATCACATACATGCATACTCATAATTTCACATCATGTAATATCAAGAAAATCATACACCGTTATCTCATTATCTTATATTATACTTTAactggtaaaatttctaaaacGAACTAGTATaacttatccccttacctgatctcTTGAGGGAACGCTCGCAAGGATCCTAAATTCGTGCCTGCGGCGTTTggacaaaaccctgtattccatAAACCTAATTCATCATCTTAATCCCAGAATGCATACCACTCTTAATATTCCTAAGTCCACATAATCTCAATAACTATTTAAACTTAAAAATAActcccttaccttagttttggagtggtgcctaggaaccccaaaCTACAAAACTGCTCCGATTAACTTATAAAAAATAGTCCTTAGACCTCGTGGTGATGTCTAATCGTCGAATCGGGCTGAAACCGGGCcaaaatcagagagagagagagagagagagagagtgaggataGTGATTTTTTGTAGATGaaatggcttaaaaagccttttTATAGGCTGCTGGtccacgtgtactcgtcgatgagaacataggattcgtcaatgagtcaaagaaggacactcgttgacgagaacaacgggttcgtcgatgagccttTTAAATATGAGATTTCCTAACTCTCGGGATCTCCTTatcgacgagcacagggcacttgTCAATGAGTCCCTGGTTTTTTGccccttttaaatttttcttcattcttttctttctttttccttttctttttcttcattttctcataaattaaattttttcgggtctctacaatgtGTGTgatttatcttgtgtttcttaaaCAATTTTCATGCATAATATGACTAGcccagtgctctctctctctctctctctctctctctctctctctctctctctctctctctctctctcctctctctctctctctctctcgctctccaTATTCTCTTCACTCTATATCTCTCCCTATGTCATCGAATTTGAATCTTCACCTCTCATTTGTTCCCTCTTCTTCTatgatttttatgattcttaTCATTCCAATCTTTACATCTTTGACGAGTGGCGACCATAATGAGTCAATCGAAAATCCATTCACCACCAATCCATCTAAATCTACACCACTATTTAAGAGATGATTGATTTTTGATTAAACACAAAGACACttgttgacattttttttttttgcctaacCCGAGCACAAAGTGCAAAAAAAGTAGTAGCTTAAATTTATACATTTATGAGGGTAAAAATTATAAATGAATTAGTTGAAATGTAGTCCATTCATATATTATttgattaataaatttaatttaacaataaGAGGGATGAAAAAATTGTTATTATATTTGTAACTTACTTTTTTGTTATATCAAAAACTTTAAACtgtaattaaagaaattaaaggtttgtttgattttgttgtcattttctattttttgcatTTGTTTCTACACAATGAAAAAATATATTCTAAAAAAGTGTTCATTTATGTTGTtcgttttttatttttgttgtcacTTTTCAACTATTTGCGgagaaaaatttgaaaattaaattttattatttttaactaTTTTGGTAACCTattattagaaattttaatattcaaaaattatttttcagaattaaatcattcatttcatacacactttttaattaaaattaaagtaCAATGGTCAAATGAGTTTAAATATAACTaagataaaaatatacataaatttttaaaattaaaaataatgaaagaaaattattaaataattttcctccatttgggagtatgaatttgagatcttatatttgaatttgtgtggatttgtaCGAAACACaatacaaaattttattgaattttataaatttaaattcaaggtcCCAAATTCATGTTTGCAAACAATAccttattattttttcaattgtaatgtataataagattgttattgtaaagtaaattttgaaaatataataattaagtaaacaaattataataatttaaatttttgttataGTATTTTTAACCTGcgttgttttttaattttttatttgaattatatattttttaatattattgatTTTAAGATggaaataaataattttaataatatttttaatttattttaattttacaaatatgaattaaataaattgctaattttaatttttaatgtttgcttctgattttcatttttataatttttaacgCTAAACAACTCTCATAGTGACTGTTTGggagtaggggtgagcattcggCCAGTTcgattaattaactgaattaaacGAAAAAAATTATGGATAACAGATTTTCCAAAATCCAGCTGATCGAGTTACTCCTAATAATTGATCATTCCCCGACTGACCGAATTTTCAGTTAACTCAGTTAACCAAATTTAATCGAACCAGATTAATATACTATTAGccttcaaaatttaaaaatttatggaGTTAAGAATGTGAAATAATATTGATtaaattaaaaaggaaagatTGAATGTAAATGTATACTGGACTTTTCCTAAATCTATTTTGAGAGTACTGATTTTGAGGTTGAAAGTTGAGATTAGTGATATGTGATTGCGACTCACACGAGGTGACGTCCACGGTGAAGCCCCTACTAAGGCGAGGGTGAGCATTGAGAAGCAATGACCATGACTTAGGCTAGTGTTAGGGTGACAGGTTGACAAGAGTGAGGATACTCAAGCGAGGGCTAGGCCACTAGGGTGAGGGCAAGGGGGGTGACTCAGACGGCTGCGAGGGCTTGGGCAAGGACAAGGGGCCAAGGATGAGCCACAAGTGAGGCGATCGAACTCTCTCGAACTAGGTTGCCGTTGGAGAGTAGAGAGTAAAGTCAATGGAGATCGGAAATTGGAatgaattatggaaagggagCCCTAAAACTTAAAAGATAACCCTAAAAGACAATTTATATaaattacttattattattattatataatttggtTAATTCAgaaaatcaaaattaattttagaTCAAACCGAACAaaaaatcgaaaataaaaatttaaccaaACTTAAAATCCAACTAATGCGAATGATTCGGTCTTCAGCGATTGTGCTCGCCCCTATTTGGGAGGAGAAACATTGGGAAACCATGTTAATGTATACTTTACCCAAACTTCAAATGTGCTGAGCTCACAAGAAGACATACAGGAAGGTGACACCATTTCCATGGCTGAAGATGAAGCTCCGGAGACCAACTGCAACATCCCAGAGCCTCCGCAGCTCTCTTCTCTTCCAGCTcccgtactctctctctctctctctcgcgaaAAATCTCTTTTTTTCGAGGATATTCAGTAGGTTTGTGATGCGTTTTTATCTTCCGGTTGTGTGATGTCTGGATGATTTTAGGTAGGGCATTCTGAGATGTCCTGTAGATTTTGATTTGGTTCACAGTCATTCATGTATTATTAATCGtcgcaaaaaaataaaaaataaaaaaatgacacGAAATATTGAAATCACGTGCCTTTTTTCATGAAATCTTTTGACTCCAACCTGCTCTCCTAATGGGCATCCAATCGTGCCTTAACCAGGAAAGGAAAATGGGCAAATTTGTGCTATATTCCTTAATAAAGAGAAGAGAATGGTTGCTTCTATGTTTATAAATAAAAAAGGTTTTTTATTCTTGATTTTTCATAGTTGAATTTTTCTATGAATTGTTTTATGAGTAGTTTGTGGAAGTTATGTGCAAAAGTTCGGGCAAGACGAGGCGTTTTGCTGCAGGCACCGAGGCCGGATTTGCACTATCTTTGATCAACAAAAAATTGGATTGTGGGATGCCACTTGCTTGGCTTATTGAATCTGTTAAAGAAGGGGAAGAGCCTGTCAGTTTTGGACCCAAATCGGTTCTTGTAGATTATGGCAATGGTTGGAAGTTGAAGACAGTTACTGAATTTGAAGGTACCTGCAACTGGGTTTTATTCAGTTTTAAGTTCTAGTCTTCTTTTGTTTGGGTACTAAAGGTGTCAGGTACACCGACTTGTTGATTGCTTTTGGAATTTGTGTTGTAGGTACTGGAAGAGGAGAAGGAGTTCAGCCAACAAAAATGCCAATGCCTACAGCAATGGTATGATGTCCTTACATCTCCTTGAAATTTTGTCTTCAAGAAACAATAGTATCAGATTTCCTTGcattatttatatagaaatatatttgaTGAGGTTATGCCATGTTGGTTTTTGTATACCAGACCCTGTGAACATGTTGAACTGTGAAAATAATGGTGGAGTTGAAGTCTTTGGTGGTGAGAAATCAATAGTTTCCGGGCTAACAGCACAGTTGGTTATAgctatttataaaaaattattatgatcTGTTATTTGTGCaagatgaagaaaaaaaaaattggagagaAGGTTGGAAAGAAATTATGTCTTATTGGTCTTATGCAGTTCATGACTTATAATGGGCTGTATGGATGCAAGTTGCTACAAAAATTACACCAATCAGGATATGAGGTGGAGCTATAGCAAATGTAAAACAGTGCAACTTCAAAGGACTTTAAAATTGCCACTTAGTATGGCCGACTAACCAATGACAAGGTACCCATCCCTTGATGTGGGAACGAAGTTCGGACCAAGCGCGTGAACCTCATCCACACAATCTCCATAATTGACCCCGCTAAGTAGAAAATTACTTATGGTGGACAACCTACTATTATTGATGAAAAGAGCATGTAGCAAGGTTTGTCATCATCTCCCACAAGTTACCTTACCTCCTAGGATTCCCTTATTGGTTGGAGCATAAAGGTTTCTCCTCGAGCCTTGTTTAGGATTACTCTTTCTTCCTTTATTTTACAAGCATGTTCGATGCCAAAGATTAG
This region includes:
- the LOC131148582 gene encoding uncharacterized protein LOC131148582, whose translation is MAEDEAPETNCNIPEPPQLSSLPAPFVEVMCKSSGKTRRFAAGTEAGFALSLINKKLDCGMPLAWLIESVKEGEEPVSFGPKSVLVDYGNGWKLKTVTEFEGTGRGEGVQPTKMPMPTAMGPDGLRPVQKASQPIINFMYIGRIILAFVVIFFLAAIFTLVLENLPRILTFINSSM